The proteins below come from a single Dasypus novemcinctus isolate mDasNov1 chromosome 22, mDasNov1.1.hap2, whole genome shotgun sequence genomic window:
- the CFAP90 gene encoding cilia- and flagella-associated protein 90 has protein sequence MTSAEKPEEGGLEDEEEITAATLRGKPRPPPISALSAFSYVPPRRLDPKEHSYFSRQARTGIISLYDCIFKKNLDYNQKLHRDDREHAKSLGLYINEEEHERPVGVLTSSTYGKRIHQPVEPLNRDHGRASHVRADFYRKNDIPSIKAPGFGHISPA, from the exons ATGACCTCGGCCGAGAAGCCGGAAGAGGGCGGCCTGGAGGacgaggaggagatcaccgccgccacgctgcggggcaagccccggccgccgcccatctcggcgctgtccgccttcagctacgtcccaccgcggcgcctggaccccaaggagcacagctacttctcccgccaggcccgg ACAGGTATCATTTCCCTCTATGACTGCATTTTTAAGAAGAATCTAGATTATAATCAGAAATTGCACCGAGATGACAGAGAACACGCAAAAAGCCTCGGACTTTACATTAACGAGGAG GAGCACGAACGGCCCGTTGGGGTGCTGACGTCTTCCACCTATGGGAAGCGCATCCACCAGCCTGTTGAGCCACTGAACCGCGACCATGGCCGCGCCagccacgtgagggctgacttctacaggaagaatgACATTCCCAGCATCAAGGCCCCCGGCTTTGGGCACATTTCTCCAGCCTGA